The genomic region TGAAGCTCCTCTGGCATTTCTTACCTCAATAAGTTAACTAAAGCATCTTTAAGATTAATAAATGCCTTTGATAAAACCATTGTAAAAATAGGAATACTGAGCCAGACAACCGCAATTCCTGTGGCAAGTAAAAGTGGAAATCCAACGAAAAAAACATTTGCCTGAGGCATAATCCTTGATAAAAATCCGAGCCCCATATTCATCAAAACCTGAACAAGCAGTACAGGTGCTGAAAGCTTCAGTGCCAGAGGGAATAAAAGATAGGAAAACTCTATTATATTTTTTGCAAAGGAAAAATTTGCTGGTGCTTCAAAGCTTTTAACAATAATTTCCACCATACTTAGATGCAGATCAAGAGAAAAAAATAGAGCTATCATAAACATTTCATAAAAAACACTGAGCGGTCCCATAAGTTCACCAAACTGGGGATTAAAGATGTTTGCTACTGCAAAACCTATCTGCATGCTCATCCATTGAGATGCTGTCTCAACTGCTGCAATTATAACTCTTACCATCAAACCAATGGCTAATCCAAAAAGCACAGCATTAAAGAGAGAGATTAAAAAATTCTCTTCCCTCTGAGGCATAAAAGGCATTATTGCAAAAGATACTGAAAGGGCAAAAAAGAATCTAAAAATTAAAGGAACTGTTCTACTTCCAATGTATGGCAGAAAAAACAGAATTACAGAGACTCTGATAAAAACAGGAATAAATTTATAAATCTGCGTTGTAAGCAATTCTAAGTAGTTCATTTCACATACAATGGAAGATTTTCAAAAATTCCTCTCGTAAACTTAGTCATTATATTGACAATCCATGGAATTGTAAGAAGAAGTGTTAAAAACACAGCAATAACCTTTGGAACAAAGCTTATAGTCATCTCCTGTAGTTGAGTTATTGCCTGAAATAATCCAATAAGAAGACCCACAAGAAGGCTTACAAGAAGAACAGGACCTCCAACCAGAAGTATAGTTTCAAAGGTCTGCTTTGATATGTAATTTAAAAATTCTACTGTCATTTAAATCCTCCTGCAAGTGAACCAATTATTAACTGCCAGCCATCAACTAAAACAAAGAGCAAAAGCTTAAAAGGCATTGATATCATAACTGGCGGCACCATAAACATACCCATTGACAGCAAAATACTTGCCACAACAATGTCAATAAC from Thermodesulfovibrio sp. 3907-1M harbors:
- a CDS encoding flagellar biosynthetic protein FliR; the protein is MNYLELLTTQIYKFIPVFIRVSVILFFLPYIGSRTVPLIFRFFFALSVSFAIMPFMPQREENFLISLFNAVLFGLAIGLMVRVIIAAVETASQWMSMQIGFAVANIFNPQFGELMGPLSVFYEMFMIALFFSLDLHLSMVEIIVKSFEAPANFSFAKNIIEFSYLLFPLALKLSAPVLLVQVLMNMGLGFLSRIMPQANVFFVGFPLLLATGIAVVWLSIPIFTMVLSKAFINLKDALVNLLR
- the fliQ gene encoding flagellar biosynthesis protein FliQ encodes the protein MTVEFLNYISKQTFETILLVGGPVLLVSLLVGLLIGLFQAITQLQEMTISFVPKVIAVFLTLLLTIPWIVNIMTKFTRGIFENLPLYVK